In the Triticum aestivum cultivar Chinese Spring chromosome 2B, IWGSC CS RefSeq v2.1, whole genome shotgun sequence genome, tccaagtgttggtgtgtgagacaagtatcgaagaatatgcttcacagccttatggtgtgattccttcgatgtagcttgaaatcgggcacacatgaaaacactaagcataatatccggcctaggtgcacataggtacaataaagagccaatcatggagcggtataccttttgatcgaagtctttaccattttcattagtgcatagatggccatttgtgggcattggaattttgacccctttgcaatcttgcatgccaaatttcctcaatacgtccttgaggtatttctcctgagatatgaatatgccattgcgccgttgacgaatttgaagacctaagaagaatttcaactctcccatcatagacatttgatattcttcactcatcatataggcaaattcatcactatatcgttggtcagtatagccgaaaatgatatcatcaacataaatttggcacacaaacaattcaccatcataagacttagtgaaaagagtagggtcaagtgaaccgggtttgaagccattcttcatgaagaattccttcaaggtatcataccatgcccgaggggcttgcttgaggccatacatggCCTTATTGAGCTTAAAGACTttatcaggattctttggatcttcaaaacctgggggttgagcaacatatacttcttcctcaatcttaccattgaggaatgcacttttcacatcatttgttgtaagataatgtcatgatggttagcgtaagcaagtgatatgtgaatagcctcaagtctagcaacaggtgcaaaagtttcatcgaagtcaattccttcaacctgtgtgtagccttgagctacaagtcgtgccttattcctcaccacaaggccattttcatcttgcttgttgcggtagatccactttgtgccaataatgttgtgcttgcgaggatctggacgtttgaccagttcccagacgttgttgagctcgaaccgATGTAATTCttattgcatagcttgaatccactcaggctccagaaatgcttcatctatcttagtgggctctgtgatagagacaaaagcgaaatgcccacaaaagttagataagtgtgaagcttttgagcgtgtgagaggacctggtgcacgaatgtcatcgatgatcttctcgactttcacttcatttgcaatacgaggatgagcgggttgtcttcgaggaatttgatccgcattttcttcaggagcattttcctcagcaccattttcttcaggtacgCCAGTTCGACGTTCAtcacattctggaatgaattcttcagcagattcttcagtaggaatgacatcctcagtggctttgaacttgatagaatcctcaggtgttggttcatcttgggtttcttgtcagtgaggagttcatagacagtcttcttgaagaatttatgaagatatactctattgatgatgtgtcaagcagtatcaattgcatcaatccagaaccgacgaggtgtcttgtattcatcaagcatagtgcgagccatttcagcgagggttctgttcttgtgctccacgacgccattctgctaaggagtataaggagtagataactcatgagtaataccaagttcatcaagatagccatcaagaccggaattcttgaactcagtcccattgtcacttctgatgtgtttgatcttcacaccaaagttggttgaagccctcgaggaaaatcgtttgaagacttcctgcacttcatgtttgtaagtgacaatatgtacccatgtgtaacgagaataatcatcaacaataacaaatccatatagagatgcatcattcgtCATAGCAGAAtgatgattaggaccgaagagatccatgtgaagcaattcaaatggtcgagtggtagtcatgatagtctttccagcttcacaagctccgtataagtgatccttgaggaatttgacattctcaatgctaatgacatgcttcttcttcgcaagcatgtgcagattcctcatgccagcatgaccaagtcatcgatgccatagccagccttctgaagctttcgcaagtaagcacacggcaggttgtgatcctgtagagaaatcaacaatatacagatctcctctcctaaagccttcgaagactttggaatggtcagcttccatgatcacaacacaacgatatcttccaagtacaacaaccatatcaagatcacaaagcattaaggcagacatgaggttgtatcctaaggactcgacaagcatgactttgtccatgtgtcgatcctttgagattgcaaccttacctagacccaatacctgacttttgcctttgtcagcgaagatgatgtgcttcagatgtgacggtgataagggagcatccatcaatagattcttgtcaccagtcatgtgatttgtacatccactatcgaggacccactcatttgctttgggttgatcatcctgcagatgaattagtgcagcttacaaactcatatatttcatcagtgaagaatatgatatcagtagcatcagttcaatttcatcaagaaatAGCACAGATAAtctagtatgaggacgtgagaaatgacaattcatttcttcatgattagcctacgtcctttcaggcactgttcaggtctccagcaaattcttcagtcgttttgagcacGACTAGAGACTTgatcctgcataagagattagttctttttcttcaccacccacatctggaggggtggcaaagaattcatcactctgcgagcaccatatgagaaaggtggcatggacgccagtccacttcgtttcacataagaggggttagggtaagcatatgaataagcagagaaattcttcgaggacttatgaacataatgatttgaagaataatgcacatattcatagcctttagctctaccctgcgaaacagaagggttagcacgatgatgatcatatgaggactttgatccttttgaggaatttgatccacgtgaggaatttggtccgtatgaggacttggatccatatgaagaatttggttcatatgaagaatttgatctggagttccttttcttcacaggtggtgtcatgaggacattcacctgaagattttcaaggcaacttttgggaacccagattttcttcataggagaaccgttcctgcagttagtcccaacatatctagcaaatacttcaccattctgatttttgaacagtttatagttagagtcaaatgactcatcagaagaatgaggagattcacatgtaaagccagataagttggatggatcaactggaggtccctttgcagcaacccatgaggttttggggtactgctcaggcttccaatatgttccatcagcattgagtttcctctcaaaggcaataccctctttcctagggtttctgttgaggatctgctttttgagcacatcacaaagagtctgatgccctttgaggcttttgtacatgcctgtcatgtacaattccttcagccctgcatcatcagtgatacttgcattgtcctcagatgaggaattagtgacagcagagacataagaagaatttgtagcattagaagcatttgaacattcaggtgaagaattagcagtttcacgttcaatgcacttcagacatggaggaacaaattcttcctgggtagcgctgatatgttgagcaagtaatgaatcacgctccttctgaagatcttcataactcactcttagcttctcaagatcttgctttctttgaagaaactcataagaaagcttctcatgatcagataagagagtgttatgatgactttgaagattgtcaaacttagactaaagtctctgaagattatcagttaAGTTTTttgtgcgatccatttcttcacccaacatatcatcacttttgtctaacatgttttgaagcttttcaatagccttttattgtttcacagcaattttagcaagtttagagtagctaggcttgagatttttatcagattcatcctcactagagtcagaggaggcgtatttagttatcttggcaccctttgccatgaagcaataggtgggagcatagtcatcattgccttcatcagcattgttggtgttgccattatcttcagagttgaagatagattTGCTGACGAACGCGGTAgcaagagccaggcttgccacaccagactcggactcctcggatgcctcctcttcctcatgatcctcagattcagcctcagaatccatttccttgccaatgaatgctcgagccttcttggagctgcttttcttgtgagatgaagactttgaggattttgatgatgaagactttgaagatttcttcttattcttggcatcatcagaactgtaatccttgtatttcttattcttcaattccttatcccactgaggacaatcttgaatgtaatgaccaggtttcttgcacttgtgacatagccttttcttgtagtcattggatgaggaatcattgctccttgaggattttccaaagcgaccatgtcttgagaacttctgaaatttcttcacgagcaatgctagttcctggcttagttcttcaggatcaccaaggctgctagtggagtcctcttcttcagactcagagaccgccttggccttcaaagcacgtggttttccatagctcgaaccgtatagatctctcttctcagcaagctggaactcatgagtatttagcctctcgaggatatcagcgggatcaggtgacttgtagtcagcacgctcttgaatcatcagtgccagcgtatcaaatgaagaatctagcgatctcagcaatttcttcaccacctcatggtcggtgatgtcagtggtgtCAAGCGCttaaagctcatttgagatgtcagtgaggcgatcgaaggtttgctgaacattttcattgtcgagtctcttgaagcgattgaagagattgcgaagaatgtcaacacgagagtcacgttgagttgagactccttcatttactttggacagcctatcccagataagcttagcagtttccaaagcactcactcttccatactgtcctttgctcagatgaccacatatgatattcttcgcttgagaatcgagttgcttgaatctcttcacatcagtagcgttcagagaggtgtgactgagggaacaccattttccacaacataccagagatcgttgtcaattgcctcaagatgcattcgcatcttgttcttccagtaggggtagtccgttccatcgaaggtaggacacccagcagagaccttgatcatacctgcggtcgacataactaaaactccaggcggttaaaccaaaatcacacagaacaagggagtaccttgctctgataccaattgaaagtgcgttatatcgactagaggggggtgaataggcgatttttatgaattcttcactgaggaatttgctggtgaggaaattcctaaatgaagaactacttgcagcggaataagtactcagaaaggaacataacagaacacaagcacagtcatcatgatgaaatgaagacaagcacagagtacagaaagcgtaaacacaggataacacaagatgaagacagacagactgaagaaattgaactgaggaaattgagaaagtcttcagtcaaagtcttcaaacagatatgaacaggcacacaacaacatacatgaggaaatgaaagagttgaggaaatagaaccagttagctcggtgaagacaatgatttggtagaccagttccaactgctgtctcagttgtacatctggttggagcggctgagtatttaaactcgaggacacccagtcccggacacacagtcctcaccgtattctccttgagctaaggtcacacagacctcgcccaatcactcgtggtaagtcttcaggtgacttccgaaccttcacaaacttggtcactcggcgatccacaattcctcttggatgctctagaccttgacgcctaaccgtctggaagaagcacagtcttcaaaggaaacaagcgtcggatccacgcaggatcaatctcttcagtgatgctcaatcacttggggtttgtaggtttgggtttgggatttcctcacttgatgattttcgctcaaagtcctcggaggatgggttgctctcaaatgacaagtgtcagtttctctcggagcagccaaccagctagtggttgaagggggcggctatttatagcctagggagcagcccgacatgataagacataaatgcccttgtctgatatgaccgttaggtgggtagatattttgggacagctggcgcgtagcacagcaacggtcggaattttgactatcaaaatcctcagggctatcatgttcctcactgtgtaggcaattcacactggtgaattcctaactcctcagtcagaacaaattcctcagagatcagaagaacttcgtctctgtcactgaagaatatgactaaactgtatgagatttccaatggcttcactcgaagggattggtaggtgtaggattttgagttgagcatcacatggaaatttttccttagtatttcctcgaccccctttaacagtatggtgtttcctatggctcaagaaagaaaaaatgaaactacgaaaacaaaagtcttcacgcttcatattcctcggatgaataccaagtcttcaaggtcacaccaatttcttcactttcaaagtcttcagaaagtcttcagatatccaaagtcttcagacgaagaacttcatttttaggggtcgactttctctgtaaatatcaaactcctcatagacttatagacctgtgtacactcacaaacgcatcagtcccttaacctataagtcttcaatacaccaaaatcactaaggggcactagatgcacttacaagtttGCTTGCGAGGTACAGTTCTGAACCTACCAAAAGACATTGGAAAGGTGTCAAGGACGTCTTCCGATACCTGCAAGGGACCAAAGATCTTGGCCTATTGCATAAAAGGAATCAAGACCTATCTATTATAGGCTATGCCGATGCTGGGTACCTATCGGACCCGCATGATTGCAAATCGCAGACTGGatatgttttcctttgtggtggaactgcgttttcctggaaatcgtccaagcaaactcttgtgtcgacttccacgaacCACTCGGAAATCATGACACTATTCGAAGCGTCAAAAGAATGTGTATCGCTTCGGCGGATGATCGGCCACATTCAGCAGACATGTGGGTTGAATACCGTACAaacccctaccattatctatgaagataatgctgcttgtgttgcacaagtccagatgggttatgtgaagagtaacctcacaaagcatattagtcccaagttcttctatgcacatgagctGCAGCAGTTGAATGAGGTGAAAGTTTTGCATACTAAGTCTTGTGACAATCTTGGTGATatgttcactaaatcattaccgacatcaaccttagagaggtgtgtgcgtggaatcggtatgatgagacttagagagatgcaaggttcagggggagaaacttcacaaactcgTCGCTAAAATCTCAATCCCGATAatcgagtactcaacttgatggttaagtggattgtactctttttcccttgaaTAAGTTTTCCTGATGTTTCTCACACGAGGTTTTTAACGAGGCAATTCGTGCAATACAACAACGTATACTGTATGTTCTTTCCCCATATTTTTCCCCACTGGGTTTTTCGGAGTTTTTAAGGCATGGATATACGGATAATTACCCAAGGGGGAGTGTTGGAAAACCGGGTCACCcaggagggtggcggcggccgcgTGCAAAACGCACGGGCTAGCCCCTCCCGTTCCCCTCTTtacgttaagtgggtacttatcccttgacccctagtccctatataaagcaacgaggagccCATCATTGTAACGCTTAATtattgattaataaagctggtctccttCATATTTCTCTGTGTCTTTTACTTTCGcgttcgactacttcgtctacgacgctcgctctcgctccgcaacttcggaccggactcgccggcggagttgcggaacagAGGAGACCATAGTTTGCACTTTTGCAGTTTTCAGTTTTGCAATTCCTACAGGATTTTATTGTTTGATGAAAACGACAATTCACAGCCTCACTTGGTTCAACCGCCAATAATCAACTGAAGCTTAGCTCTCTCTGAATAGCTGAGAGTTTGCACTCTCGAGCCTAAACAGAGGCTCGGCCCCGCCAAGATAGCTACGTCACGCCACCATTCGAGCGAGCGCCTCGCCGGCACGCTCGCCGGTGGACAGCCGGAGCTTCCTGTAGTCATCGTAGTTGAACGCCTTGAAGCGGCGCGGGTGCTGCGCGTCGACGAACGCCTCCGGCGCGCACACCCTGTCGTCCTTGGGCGCGAGCAGGAACATGGCGATCGAGATGCGCGGCACCGCCGCCACGCACTGCACCCGGTGCTTCACGGTGTGCAGCCTCCCGTTGCTCCACGCCTGAAACAAAAGACGGGGTGCCTGCTCAGATGCTCAGCGCGCCGGACGGAAACGAATACGCCATGAATTTCCAGCTGAAACGAATCGATGGTACCGTGCCGACGTCGCCGATGTTGACGAGGAACGAGCCGGGAACGGGGTCGACGCGGACGAACTCGGCGGTGGCGGGGTCCAGCACCTCGAGGCCGCCGACGCAGTCGTCCTCCTGGAGCACGGTGAGGAAGCCGGAGTCCGTGTGGATCTGCACGCCCGAGGAGCCCACGGTGTCCTCCGTGTAGTTGTACCTGTTGATGCGGAACTGGCACGGCCAGTCCTGGAACGGGTGGCCCTCCAGCCCCAGGCTCGCGGCCACCTTGCCGGCGACGTCCACGATCAGCTCGTGCATCGCCTCGGCGTAACTCTTGACGGTCTCCCTGCGACAGATTAGCGTGTGCTGAGGTCAAAATTGGAGGATCCGAAATTGATTTGATGCCAAGAAAGGTGCGGTCGATTTGGTCCGACCTGGCGCGCGGCGGCGCGTCGAGGCGCGCGCAGAAGGCGTCAACGTCGGCGGGGTCCGCGGCGTCCAGGAGGCCGAAGGCCTCGTAGAGCGGGTTGGCGGGGCTGGGCGCGACGTAGCCGCTGCCGGCGATGATGTCGGCGTTGCGGCGCTTGGCTTCGTCGGGGAGGTCGAAGAGCGCGCGCACGGCGGCCTTCATCTCCGCCTGGAGCGCCGCGGGCACGCCGTGGCCGGACACGCGGAAGCAGCCCAGGCGCTCGCACGCGTCCCGCAGCCGCGCCGACTCCTCCGGCTGCGCGCCGGCGAGCCGCAGGTCGACCACCGGGATCTCCACCATCTGCGCTGCTTTACTAGTTGGGCGGAGTCCTGCGGGATCTACTGCAGGGGGGCGGCCGTGGAGATGTAGGAGTAGTATTTAGAGGCCGGCCGTGAGAGGGATGCAGGGGGCAGGGCGGCGAGTCGCGCCGCCGCTTGTCGGGACAACCGTTGCTGTGTACCGAGGTCGGTGAGACAATCAGCCGACACATATCCGTGTACGTCAAACACTGCCATTTTTTTAGGAAATATTAACGTCCACACGTGTGAGCATTGACTATCTCGACCACACGCATTCATCATCGTCCAGTACtatatgcacgaatcttgacacaatCTGACTGATTTTttatgccacgtaggacaaggcgt is a window encoding:
- the LOC123041530 gene encoding 2-oxoglutarate-dependent dioxygenase DAO, which produces MVEIPVVDLRLAGAQPEESARLRDACERLGCFRVSGHGVPAALQAEMKAAVRALFDLPDEAKRRNADIIAGSGYVAPSPANPLYEAFGLLDAADPADVDAFCARLDAPPRARETVKSYAEAMHELIVDVAGKVAASLGLEGHPFQDWPCQFRINRYNYTEDTVGSSGVQIHTDSGFLTVLQEDDCVGGLEVLDPATAEFVRVDPVPGSFLVNIGDVGTAWSNGRLHTVKHRVQCVAAVPRISIAMFLLAPKDDRVCAPEAFVDAQHPRRFKAFNYDDYRKLRLSTGERAGEALARMVA